In the Streptosporangiales bacterium genome, AAGCACGTCGTCGAGGTCACGCTCCTGCATGGCGTTTACCACACGACGCGTCAATGGCACCACGGCGCCCGAGAGAATACTCAAACCAAGGACGTCTGCATCTTCCTGCAAGACTATCTCGCAAAGTTCATCGGGAGTACGGCGCAGTCCTCCGTAGATGACCTCCATACCCGCGTCTCGTAGGCCTTGAGCGATCACCTTGGCTCCGCGGTCGTGACCATCGAGTCCAACCTTGGTGACTACGACCCGGATGGGACGCTCCCGGACTTCGTGTCGTGGATAA is a window encoding:
- a CDS encoding methylmalonyl-CoA mutase; protein product: MRVVVTKVGLDGHDRGAKVIAQGLRDAGMEVIYGGLRRTPDELCEIVLQEDADVLGLSILSGAVVPLTRRVVNAMQERDLDDVLLVVGGITSPQIIEELRDLGVLGVFGPGTSMDKVVSFIKGNVTARVLP